A stretch of the Lactuca sativa cultivar Salinas chromosome 9, Lsat_Salinas_v11, whole genome shotgun sequence genome encodes the following:
- the LOC111920427 gene encoding uncharacterized protein LOC111920427 isoform X2, which yields MMFPVPEFREPVSTPPKLSLFSLPTKPTTLQDGPTPPPNTVATIPFLWEEAPGKPRRPTSTDDPPKSKTVRSLDLPPRLTTTVGTATNNVTNSSGGIEIIPSPTTVLGGPYEGVYTSNKSMLGSPEKVVGCSNYSGRSKGKITMPLRNLMRKEKSPVKLISSWRWDSLRDIGGDKGDRSPAVKFCSWRWDSFRDMGGGGKSGGGSCRSVGGGGSLSSSFDDFQKSLDSNSKITKVTRKNSFTFLNRSSSGFLASMYGTFKQAMQRKSRR from the coding sequence ATGATGTTTCCGGTGCCGGAGTTCAGAGAACCAGTTTCTACACCTCCTAAACTCTCTCTCTTTTCACTACCAACCAAACCAACTACGCTGCAGGATGGTCCAACGCCGCCACCCAACACGGTGGCCACCATCCCATTCTTGTGGGAGGAAGCACCAGGAAAACCAAGACGACCCACCTCTACCGATGATCCTCCAAAGTCTAAAACAGTCAGGTCTTTAGACCTCCCTCCAAGGCTAACCACCACCGTGGGTACTGCTACTAACAACGTAACCAACAGTAGTGGTGGAATAGAGATTATACCATCACCGACCACCGTATTGGGTGGACCTTATGAAGGCGTCTATACTTCTAATAAATCAATGTTGGGGTCGCCGGAGAAGGTGGTGGGTTGTAGTAATTACAGCGGTAGGAGTAAAGGTAAGATCACGATGCCTTTGAGGAATTTAATGAGGAAAGAGAAGTCGCCAGTAAAGTTGATCAGTTCATGGAGGTGGGATAGTCTCAGGGATATTGGAGGTGACAAAGGGGACAGGTCGCCGGCGGTGAAGTTTTGCTCATGGAGGTGGGATAGTTTCAGAGATATGGGTGGCGGTGGCAAAAGCGGTGGTGGTAGCTGCAGAAGTGTAGGTGGAGGTGGTTCTCTGTCTTCTTCATTTGATGACTTTCAAAAGTCTCTTGATTCCAATAGTAAGATCACAAAAGTTACAAGGAAGAACAGCTTCACGTTCCTCAATCGTAGTTCTTCTGGGTTTTTG
- the LOC111920427 gene encoding uncharacterized protein LOC111920427 isoform X1 translates to MMFPVPEFREPVSTPPKLSLFSLPTKPTTLQDGPTPPPNTVATIPFLWEEAPGKPRRPTSTDDPPKSKTVRSLDLPPRLTTTVGTATNNVTNSSGGIEIIPSPTTVLGGPYEGVYTSNKSMLGSPEKVVGCSNYSGRSKGKITMPLRNLMRKEKSPVKLISSWRWDSLRDIGGDKGDRSPAVKFCSWRWDSFRDMGGGGKSGGGSCRSVGGGGSLSSSFDDFQKSLDSNSKITKVTRKNSFTFLNRSSSGFLMSKSKKSVHIHKGFHHQISSL, encoded by the exons ATGATGTTTCCGGTGCCGGAGTTCAGAGAACCAGTTTCTACACCTCCTAAACTCTCTCTCTTTTCACTACCAACCAAACCAACTACGCTGCAGGATGGTCCAACGCCGCCACCCAACACGGTGGCCACCATCCCATTCTTGTGGGAGGAAGCACCAGGAAAACCAAGACGACCCACCTCTACCGATGATCCTCCAAAGTCTAAAACAGTCAGGTCTTTAGACCTCCCTCCAAGGCTAACCACCACCGTGGGTACTGCTACTAACAACGTAACCAACAGTAGTGGTGGAATAGAGATTATACCATCACCGACCACCGTATTGGGTGGACCTTATGAAGGCGTCTATACTTCTAATAAATCAATGTTGGGGTCGCCGGAGAAGGTGGTGGGTTGTAGTAATTACAGCGGTAGGAGTAAAGGTAAGATCACGATGCCTTTGAGGAATTTAATGAGGAAAGAGAAGTCGCCAGTAAAGTTGATCAGTTCATGGAGGTGGGATAGTCTCAGGGATATTGGAGGTGACAAAGGGGACAGGTCGCCGGCGGTGAAGTTTTGCTCATGGAGGTGGGATAGTTTCAGAGATATGGGTGGCGGTGGCAAAAGCGGTGGTGGTAGCTGCAGAAGTGTAGGTGGAGGTGGTTCTCTGTCTTCTTCATTTGATGACTTTCAAAAGTCTCTTGATTCCAATAGTAAGATCACAAAAGTTACAAGGAAGAACAGCTTCACGTTCCTCAATCGTAGTTCTTCTGGGTTTTTG ATGTCCAAATCCAAGAAGAGCGTCCACATCCACAAGGGTTTTCATCATCAAATATCTTCTTTGTAG